The DNA window TGCTTGGAGTTCCCCTATTAACATATAACTTATATGAGACTTTTATGCCAGTGAATTGGAACTTCTGAAATGTAATGCATGTTTACAGGTCCAGAGGAGGCTGTTAGAATTCATGCGAGCTGCATTTCAACGATCTCCAGATTTCATTGCACGGCTGAAGGTATTTTCTTTGTTGAGCTTGCATCTTGACCAGATAACTTGGCTACACCTGCAATTGCACATTTGGTATTGGcaacctggaaaaaaaaaaaaaaaaaagagtaaaatggCACTTCAAGAATGTAATGTTGATCTAGAATTCATTTTTCGCCATAGGCAGTACTAGAAAGCTAAGCaattctttccctctttccctATTTCGGTTGATAAAATTAGTTTGACCTGTTTATGATggtataaatgaaaaaaaattgtggggCATTTTTATGTACTTTAAGATATCCTTTCATATTCTTGGGCATTGTTTCTATCATATAAGTTTGAGCTTTTAgcaaacatggtatcaaagtagAGAGGTCAAGTGTTCGACTCCTCGAAAGTGTGTTGAAACAGTTTTCCAAATATATCTTTTCCCTCAGTGCCGTGCGAAGGATATACTGTGTGAGCTCCAAgtgcaaggaccatgggatcttggccTGCACATGCGGGGcagtgttgatgtatacattgaggCTGCTCTTCCCTaacagtttgagcttttaggtgaaatggtAGCGAACATGGTGGAGATTTGCACTAGGCTTCACAACTCATATTCTTTTGGCTCATGTATCAGGGTTTCTGATCAGGTGCATGCTAAGCTCTTCCCATCAGGATCTTGATCGACCCTCCCCCTAATAATTTTGACCATGATTAGGCGAGCTAAGCCTGAAAGGCCAGTGCTCATTTTCATCGCTCATTTTCATCTCTATATTCAGATatgttctcccccccccccccccctatttTGGTGTTGCGATGGtgggtggtgggggggggggagaggggaggTTATGCAGTGAAGTGCATTTATCAGTGTATTATGCAGGTCTCCCTTTTCTGGCCTTTGGGGGACTCATATgatttttgatttggttttgtcaGTATGTAGGGTTTAGTTAGTAATTtggattatatatttatatatgtatatgtttcAAGTTTATTCATATTATTGCTAGTAGCTTACAATGGGTTGAACTGGTCGATCCATTTGAATGTGAACCTGGATTGAATTTCCACAGGATACTTGGGTTTGCATCCTGATCCAACTCATATTGCCATTTGTGGGTGCAtacccaacccaaaacccttgtGGGTTCCACATATGTATGGGATTGGGTTTTGCCTGCTTATTCACACCCAAATCCAATTTTTTCTTCCTGTCATATATTTATTGCATACATAAGCTGCCTGGGATCCAGATCTGAGTCTGATCAAGATCCAATGAGTCCGACATACACCAACTTGGATAAAAAAATCCAGAGTAAGTTGATCTTGTTCCTGGTCCTCTCAGTCTAATGCCCCAAGCGCTGGCTGGTTAATTGTCAAATGCATAATTATCATAATTCCAGCCTACGGGGTTAGTTTGGGTTTCTCCTCATACTTTTCTAGCCGGATAACCAGAAGGGTTTATTCTTGTTGTGGGAATTGATCTGTTTATGGTGTTCAAATACAAGTGGGGTTTCAATGTATTAGTAGGAGTTGATATCAATAGAGTTTTACATGTAGGGTTAGGAGCACATTATATCTTCAATTCAatgaaatccaatttttatGATCTCTGTTGTGCTGGCTAtcttcttgttttattttgtgaTTGTTTAGCCTTTCATGTTTGCTTAGTAAAATTGTTATTTGTGAAGAAAAGAggagtaaaataaaatatacagCTAACATTTTCTTAATGCAATCTCTGTTTTTGTTCAATCATCAGTCTCCTTAAGTTTTAACCAAAAATGAACCTTAGAAACCCCTGTTCTTTGTATTACCAATTCAAGGACTTAAGATATTCACCAAAAGGACCCGGTTGCACTATCTAAATTACAGGAGAAATCAAACTTGTCCCAACTGCACCCTAGAAATACTACTGTTCAGTTTCTTTCAAGTTTCATCAAATTCTGAAAACTCCTAGCCTCATTTTCTTTGACGCCTCCATTGAAACATCTCTCATAATCCCAATTTTAATTGACTGGTGTTCAACATATTTATACCTTCTTTGGTGTTTCAACAAATCCTAGTTCAGGATAGCAGGGCTGTTAATCCTAGATTATCTGTATTCTAGGGGATTTTGTCACCGGTTTTTTTGTTTGTGAAGATAGTCCATTATATGAAATCCATCCTTGTGGTCATCTTACTGTGTTGTTCATGGACTCTAATTTGAATAATTCCTACATGTGATATACCTCTTTAAGAAAAATCCAAGTGATAAACACTTTCCCACACATGGAAGCTTGGAGAGTGCCCTAATTTAGTGGACATTTTTTCACATAATTATATCTGTTCAATTGCAGACCGGTGTGATTTCTTCTCATGCTGTTAAATTGGTTTCAAAATTGTTTGTAAAAGACTAAAAAGTCAAGTTCTTTGTGGAATTATTTGAACAATAGGGAACTTTAAGAACACAAGAGTGAAGCCCCATACATGTTGGTCATTTGATAGAGATAGGTCCACAAATTTGACACGTTCTATTCATAGAGTTGCCaatctatccaatggtcaaaattcCAATTTGTCTTGTCCATGTGGAAAAAAGTAGAGGGTAGAGGGCTTATGGGAATGAGTTCCTTCAAGAGGCGTCTGTGAACCCTTTTTCCCGATAAAGGATAGAGCAGATGCAATCTTTGAACCACGTTAAAGGTGTCAGAATGCATCTGTATGTAACATGTGCCTACTCCAATTTTTAAAGGATTCCATGCTGGTGATGTTTTCAAGAGGTTTGGACGGATTATTCTGTGATGATGTTTTCTAAAGATTGACCAGGTTGATCTGACTGAAAATTTCGGTATGTCTTGGACATAAAACCAAATACAGAGAAAAACAAAGGGCTGAACTGAGAAACTGGTGACAAATGATTACAGCCTCATTTTATGTGCTGTCACTTATGCTGCATTTTATCATGACAGATCTGTACAATTTAAATAAATTTGAAGACACTGCATATTTAAACATGCTGGAAGATATAGATAATTACTGATTGCTATGTAAAATACATTGTACAAGAAGCCTTTGGCTGGCATACTGCCACATCATCTATAAAGATTGACATGAGTTTTTGTCAACAGGAAAAAGCTTTTACAAAGTCATATTTCTAGCTTCGGATGAGTTTGTGAAAATACACCAGTTGTGCTATTTATGACATTTGCAGGAGTAAATTTGCCCTCTCAGCTTTACCCCCACTGCAATGGCAGTTTAGCTAAAGCCCCTTGGAATTAAGTATACACaacaaaatggaaaatggaatATAAATCATTTAATTATAGTTGTCAGGacgccttggcgtccaggcaCCGTGGTCTCCTAGGCAGGTGCCTTGGATGACTTGGTCACCTTGCAGTCAGGCCCCTCCAACGACTTGGGTCTCCAAGACGCTTTGATAACTACGATTTTAGTACTCTAATTTGTTTTTTCAATGAATCAATTGCTGCTGGGATAtgttatgtttttctttctacTACAAAGTTGTCTGTGGCTTCCTTTCTGTTTGTGGATGAATGTGTAAGTTTCTTTCATATGATATTGCAGTGTTAATATATCTAAAATCCTTTGCACAAGCCCAACATTGACAGACTTGGAGAAGCTTATGACAGCCCTGCAAAGGTAAATAATTGCCATAGTTATACAAGAGATGCATTGATGGACACATGCTCAAACATGACATGATTTCCATTCAATTCCTGTTAAAAACAAAAGTTATTTTCATGAAATTTTTCCCTTTACAGATGGAGTTGACGTTACAGTTGTGTTGGGCTATTGGGGAAcatggaggtggaggtggatcTCACAAAGAAGATGTAGCTCGAGAGCTCTTTGAGAGCCTAGAATTGCTTTTTTATGAAAATCTTTCGTCTAGGTTGGTGCTGTACTAGAACATGCCATCTGTATTATAGAATGTACTTgtagtcaaggattaaagtatcggtatcggtcgccgtatcggtcggccaaaattaagatacgtatcggagagtatcgtatcgtatcggagatacactaagatacgctaaagatacacacataaatggataggaaacatttttttaaacacttttgcataaagagtttgttaaaaaaagctatttataacatgtattatgcataaacactaaattgagggtatcgtactaagaattcaaggtttgtagttgtcccataaatgtaaaatccttgttcccaaccttgatttccactttagttagagagaaatatggttgacagcaactttggaacaaaaacccttcaaaaaatcgtgtttttctgaaaaattacccatcttggccattatatgaccatagcgcactgtatcagtATATACCGGtgatataccgatactcacNNNNNNNNNNNNNNNNNNNNNNNNNNNNNNNNNNNNNNNNNNNNNNNNNNNNNNNNNNNNNNNNNNNNNNNNNNNNNNNNNNNNNNNNNNNNNNNNNNNNTTAATACCTCTCCATAGTTGCTTGTGCCTTGATGCCAGTTCACACGGTCCAACACTTTCTTCCATTCATTATAGTTTCTTGGCTCTTTTTCGGATAAAAGGCTTGCCAATACAACAATAGCAAGCGGTAATCCATCACACTTCTTAACAAAATCCATTGCCAGATATTCCATTTCCTtattgagatggttgagacatGCTTCAATGTATTTGTCATTTTGGGATCGGCAGAACACCTTCCAGAAAAGTCTTAAACTATTCTTTTCATCCATTACTTTTATCTTGTACGGATAAGCATTCAGGTCAGCATGCCGGGCTACGTCTTCTTCACGAGTTATCAATAACACTCTGTACTGTTGGCCGTCACATGGAACGTGGAAGGTGCGTGCCAGATTATCCCAATCTTCTTTCTTCCAAACATCATCCAATACAAGGagataattcttcttcttcttaagaCACTCAGAAAGCTTTTCCTCCAAAATTTCACCCTTCTCTAATGCCAATgcccttttctcttctcctgtGAGCCCCGGTATGActtgttttatgattttacaTAGAACACCACATGTACTATAATTTTTTGATATGGTAACATAGGCTTGACAATCAAAGTGCCTTTTCACATCATCTCTATTGAAGACTTTTCTAGCAAGGGTAGATTTTCCTAATCCACCCATGCCGGTAATTGAGACAACACCGAAAGGTTTAAGCGGCTCTTTTTCCATCAGCAACTTCGCAACCTCCTCTGCTTCGGTATCAAAGCCGACGATACCGATAGGCTCAGGTTGATGTGCTTGAGTAGATACCACAAAAGGGGGTGGCTTAATATCAAACACCCCTAAAGGGGGTGGCATAATATCAAAACTTGTTCTTTCATCGAAAAGCCTTTTGAGCTTTCCTTTGATATCTTCAATGTTTACTCTTAGCTGATGAGAATCAATAAGAAGTTTTAGGAACTTGATGATTTTCTGAACAATGTTATCCGGCTGATTCTGTGCTGCCACTTTGTATACAAACATGTCGATGGCATCTTCTGCCTGGAAGGCCAACTCTCTGAGTTGTTTCACCCACTCTTTAGCCCGCTCGCTTTTGTACAGTATTGCATCTGCATCCTTCAAAGAAGCTTTCATCATGTGGAGTTGTGTGTAGAGTGACTCCACTTCTGGCTTCAACTGTGAGAGATACTTTGCTTCATCGGTTGATAGAGCACCTAGTTTCTGTGCTAGAGGAAGGACCGCAGTCTCTGCCatccccccccccgcccccctctctctctctccctctcttgtaTATAAAAGCTTTGTTGCACTTTACAGCTTAGACGTCCATGCAATGATCTTCTGATATCTCTCACTTTCTTCAGAACTTAATCTTTTGTTGTACTTGTAGCCTTGTAGGTCTGGGACTCCACCTCCACCTTGCTTTTGTCATATGCCACTGAAAAGACAAGAAGAAACATATAAGATTTAAAACAATGAACAGTGAATCACACGTTAGGAATCAAAAGGAAAAGCTCAATATATGTAAAACAAAAGAATTTATTCTCTAGCTTAGCTTAGAGGTGGCACCATCGGCTGGAAGAGCCCACCCGGAGGAGGTGTGTGTAGGAGTAGATGGTCGTTATATGTGAATGAATGAAAGTGTATATAGGAGTAGATGGCCATTAGCCGTACTAGCACCAGTATGAAAAGTACAAGCTAGTGGAATAGaattaaaatatagaaaataaaaaaatagaacaaaagaaATTATTCCCCTCCTTATCTTTTTCTATTCCATATTTGTCACTTAGGCAAAAAgaacttattattattttttaattaataatggGAATGTTTGAATTGAAAGAAGTGAAACCTTTTTTCAATTGAGTGTGTCTAAATTACGCTTACATAaatgtatttagaacttgaggcCTATTTTTTATTGTCCCTTGTCTTAttcctaaaatatttttaagtCAAAGTtataaaaatgttttcaaaattagTGACTTTTTTGTCATTATcatggatatattttttttaatacatatgtgaaatgatagTATTTATCATCGttggaaaaaaattgttattataTTAAAAGGACAAAAAACTAAGCTTAAGAATTATCTGACACCTTGAAGtgtatcaataagaaaatcccttctttaatttaattatcCCTTCCTAAAATTACAATTATTGAAATGCTATCAACTATATGATTATTCTAAAACTTCTGAAGGATCAAAAAATTGtcaaaagaagacaaaaagattaaaaatctgTCAAACAAAGATGATAAAATTATCATCGTAAAATTAACATAAAGTAGAGGTCAACACTTgctaaaaggaaaattaaaaaactGCTACAAATGAGTAACATGCATAAagaagtgaaataaaaatttatccaTAAAATAATACATTAATTTAACAATAGGGGAAGACTAGGAAGGTGGACATTGTGGTCATAGGTTTCGGTCAATCGTAGTTAGGTGATCGTCATTATATCTTGCACCATGAATGCTTGATTGCTAATCCTTCCACGCATAAATCTGACACTCTTAATAGACAGTGAAACCCGTCTCGGGCTATAGTATACAGTTGGTTTAGCTTGGGCCTACTAGTGCGGGCTAGCTTTGACACCACTAAATAAACACataagaaatttttaaaatagatGAAAAACAGGTCTAATCAATCATAAATACCACATTCCCACCTAATCTAacaaaatcatgaaaataataaagaagcaAATAAACTGAGATAGAAGACAAAGACCTATATTCCTTGCACTATTGAGACATCCATAAACCAACATAGCTTCACAAAATCCTGtaagctaatgactcaaacgtCTCCTCACCACAAGATAAATGGCAAACTACTAACCGAACCTTTTGGGTTTAAGTCATACATACTACTCACAAGTGACCTAAGAGATTGAGACCGACTTCAACTTTAGGGTAAAGGAGAAC is part of the Macadamia integrifolia cultivar HAES 741 chromosome 9, SCU_Mint_v3, whole genome shotgun sequence genome and encodes:
- the LOC122089367 gene encoding uncharacterized protein LOC122089367 isoform X2, yielding MAAALQAAINTPQSEKLKQALNMTPRLLDMYFSIALRDVNNSLICPLIPLLMSRISTLFPDKVFAYEVQRRLLEFMRAAFQRSPDFIARLKMELTLQLCWAIGEHGGGGGSHKEDVARELFESLELLFYENLSSRLVLY
- the LOC122089021 gene encoding disease resistance RPP8-like protein 3, with amino-acid sequence MAETAVLPLAQKLGALSTDEAKYLSQLKPEVESLYTQLHMMKASLKDADAILYKSERAKEWVKQLRELAFQAEDAIDMFVYKVAAQNQPDNIVQKIIKFLKLLIDSHQLRVNIEDIKGKLKRLFDERTSFDIMPPPLGVFDIKPPPFVVSTQAHQPEPIGIVGFDTEAEEVAKLLMEKEPLKPFGVVSITGMGGLGKSTLARKVFNRDDVKRHFDCQAYVTISKNYSTCGVLCKIIKQVIPGLTGEEKRALALEKGEILEEKLSECLKKKKNYLLVLDDVWKKEDWDNLARTFHVPCDGQQYRVLLITREEDVARHADLNAYPYKIKVMDEKNSLRLFWKVFCRSQNDKYIEACLNHLNKEMEYLAMDFVKKCDGLPLAIVVLASLLSEKEPRNYNEWKKVLDRVNWHQGTSNYGECAMVI